From the genome of Anopheles moucheti chromosome 3, idAnoMoucSN_F20_07, whole genome shotgun sequence, one region includes:
- the LOC128305290 gene encoding uncharacterized protein LOC128305290, with amino-acid sequence MKLLVLSVLLCALVATSTAQSGAKSQMQNALGNMLGIVREMSLANKGLINSADDQNALNTAYTSLDDLYQQFSSYGSENTSTLPIPTRTRLNNAFAPFQNAIAGWENALDTRTPDGLTTAFRNIENTFLGLAGVVISL; translated from the exons ATGAAACTCCTGGTACTTTCTGTGCTTTTGTGCGCGTTGGTG GCTACCAGCACGGCCCAGTCAGGCGCTAAATCTCAGATGCAGAACGCTCTCGGAAACATGCTGGGGATCGTGCGGGAAATGTCCCTCGCAAACAAGGGACTCATCAACAGCGCGGACgatcaaaatgccttaaatacGGCCTATACGTCATTGGACGATCTGTATCAACAGTTCTCCTCatacggaagtgaaaacaccTCCACGTTACCCATTCCAACCCGTACCAGGTTGAACAATGCGTTCGCCCCTTTCCAGAACGCTATCGCTGGGTGGGAAAATGCTCTGGACACGCGCACACCTGATGGTCTTACCACTGCGTTCAGAAATATCGAAAATACATTTTTGGGCTTAGCTGGAGTTGTGATATCATTGTAA